A single window of Dendropsophus ebraccatus isolate aDenEbr1 chromosome 5, aDenEbr1.pat, whole genome shotgun sequence DNA harbors:
- the LOC138793040 gene encoding gap junction alpha-4 protein-like — protein sequence MGDWSFLEKLLDQVQEHSTAIGKVWLVVLFVFRLLILSLAGESVWGDEQSDFICNTKQPGCPNVCYDKAFPISHIRYWVLQFLFVSSPTLFYLGHVLYISRKEAKLRNKENDYDKVDEVKKPRKFLIQEDGKVKIRGALMCTYIISIVFKSVLEAGFLLGQWYLYGFVMTPKYVCERPPCPHKVDCFVSRPMEKTIFILFMLVVSLISLFLNLLELTILIIQNICRKVKRCASVKYTADTTEIFHLKSYSSPSAPVLNKSCLYFPMDKDKCPAYKISNEENWANYNTEKELGLNVGSRSTMDCNICCNDSSHVSSRSNSSVWKKQYV from the coding sequence ATGGGAGACTGGAGTTTTCTTGAAAAGTTGCTGGACCAAGTGCAGGAGCATTCTACAGCAATTGGAAAAGTCTGGCTCGTGGTCTTGTTTGTGTTCCGTCTTCTGATCCTGAGCTTGGCAGGAGAATCGGTTTGGGGGGATGAGCAATCGGACTTCATCTGTAACACTAAACAACCTGGATGTCCAAATGTTTGCTATGATAAAGCATTTCCTATTTCCCACATTCGCTACTGGGTGCTTCAGTTCCTATTTGTCAGCTCTCCGACCCTATTTTATTTGGGCCATGTACTTTACATATCAAGAAAAGAAGCAAAGTTAAGGAATAAAGAAAACGACTATGATAAAGTCGATGAGGTAAAGAAACCCAGGAAATTCTTAATTCAGGAGGATGGAAAAGTCAAGATTAGGGGGGCATTGATGTGCACATATATAATAAGTATTGTTTTTAAGAGTGTCCTTGAGGCTGGATTTCTACTTGGTCAGTGGTATCTCTATGGTTTTGTGATGACTCCAAAGTACGTGTGTGAGAGACCTCCCTGCCCTCACAAGGTAGACTGCTTTGTATCTCGGCCCATGGAGAAAACCATATTCATTCTTTTCATGCTTGTTGTGTCGCTTATCTCATTGTTCCTGAACTTACTAGAGCTGACCATCCTTATTATCCAGAACATCTGCCGGAAAGTAAAACGCTGCGCATCAGTCAAATATACAGCTGATACAACAGAGATATTCCACTTAAAGTCCTACAGCTCGCCTAGTGCACCAGTACTGAACAAATCCTGTCTATATTTTCCTATGGACAAAGATAAATGTCCCGCTTACAAAATCTCCAATGAAGAGAACTGGGCTAACTACAACACCGAAAAGGAGTTGGGATTAAATGTTGGATCACGCTCAACCATGGATTGTAACATTTGCTGTAATGACTCCTCACATGTTTCCAGCCGATCTAACAGTTCTGTGTGGAAAAAGCAATATGTATAA